The Choloepus didactylus isolate mChoDid1 chromosome 7, mChoDid1.pri, whole genome shotgun sequence genome segment ttctgctgagagatccgcacatactcttattaagcttcctttgtatgtaacggattgcttttctcttgctgctttcaggattctctctttgtctttgacatttgataatccgattattaagtgtcttggcataggcctcttcatatctcttctgtttggagtacgctgagcttcctggatctgtaattttatgtctttcataagagatgggaaattttcattaattatttcctctattattgcttctgcccttttcccttctcttctcattctgggacaccaatgatacgtacattattgtactttgtttcatccttgagttcccggagacgttgctcatattttttcattcttttctccatctgctcctttgtatgtaggctttcaggtgttttgttctccagttcctgagtgttttcttctgcctcttgagatctgctgttgtatgtttccattgtgtcttttgtctcttgtgttgtgcctttcatttccatagattctactggttgtttttttgaactttcgatttctgccttatatatgcccagtgtttccttcacagcctctatctcttttgcaatatcttctctaaactttttgaattgatttagcattagttgtttaaattcctgtatctcatttgaagtgtatgtttgttcctttgactgggccataactttgttttcttagtgtaggttgtaattttctgttgtctaggcatggtttccttggttatccaaatcaggttttcccagaccagaacaggctcaggtcccagagggaagaaatattcagtatctggtttccctgtgggtgtgtcttagaaaattgctccaccctttgatgcctcgggtcactgtgcttttctgcccagcaggtgacgcctgttagcctataattcttgactggtgtgaggaggtatggccgtgttcccccaggctctggggtctggttctgaatggaaagggccccacccctttcctcctagagaagacagacccctcaggtggaggtcattagcatttcaatggtctcactctctgcttgtggtgtctccacccttcccagagtcacagtcctggaaactgaaaatgactggggctttctccactgagccaaaaaagaaacagatagtccccttcagacccagtccaaagcaactctccggctctcccaggtcagtcgtcacccaaagcctctgtctgttttttggggctgcgtacctgtagtgagcagttcacactcgctacttaaaaccccagttggagctcagctgagctgtattcgcttgctgggagagagcttctctctggcaccatgaggctttgcagctcgggctatgggtgAGGCggctcccgacctggttccgcaggttttacttacagattttatgctgtgttctcgggcattcctcccagttcaggttggtgtatgatgaatggatggtctcatctgtccccccgcagttattctggattatttactagttgtttctggttttttgtagttgttccagggggactacttagcttccactcctctctatgccaccatcttgcccgagtctggagtatagttaatagtattataagtataataatattgtttcctcaactgtaacaaaattactacactaatgcaaagtgttaataatggggggtatATGCGAACTCTACTTTTGCATAATTTCTCTGCACGCCTattaatttctcttaaaaattatttaaaagctaagtacctctttgttgctcagatgtggccctctctctctagataagccaacttggcaggtgcactcactgccctcccccctacgtgggatctgactcccaggggagtgactctccctggcaacgtaggatatgactcccagggatgaatctggacccggcattgtgggattgagaacatcttcttgaccaaaagggggatgcaaaatgaaacgaaataaagtttcattggctgagagatttcaaatggagtcaagaggtcactctggtggacattcttatgcactatatagataacccttttcaggtttcaatgtattggaatagctagaagtaaatacctgaaactatcaaactctgacccagtagcctggactcttgaagactattgtataacaatgtagattacaaggggtgacagtgtgattgtgaaaaccctgtggatggcAATccgtttatctagtgtatggatggatgagtagaaaaataggggcagaaactaaatgcaaaatagggtgggatgggggggatgatttgggtgttcttttttacttttatttttaattcttattctgaggTTGGTGTGTGGTGCTGGGGACTCCCCGTCTCCCCGAGTTTCACTTCTCCCTCTCACAACCTGTGTCAGGTCCTTCTGCCCGGACACTCATGACGCGGCCCAGGGCTCCTCCCATTGCGGCTCCGGTTTCTGGAGAAGCCAATCAGCGTCCCCGCGGCTCCCGGTTCTAAAGTCCCCACGGACCCGCCCGGACTCGGATTCTCCCCAGACCCGGGGATCCCGGCCATGGCGCCGCGAACTCTCCTCCTGCTGCTCTCGGGGGCCCTGGCCCTGACCCAGACCCGGGCGGGTGAGTGCGGGGCCGGGGGGGAAACTGTCCCCGCGGAGGGGGAGCGAGGGGAGCGCCCGGCGGGGAAGGACCCCGGGAAGCCGCGTCCCCGACCCAACCCGCCCCTTTTCCGTCTCTGGAGCCCCCGAacccctctcctccctgcccGGATCGACCTCGGGTCCGGGGGCGCCGCGCGGGGTGAGGGTCGGGCCGGTCTCACCCCCTTCCCCGCCCCCAGGCTCCCACTCCCTGAGGTATTTCAGCACCGCCGTGTCCCGGCCCGACCGCGGGGATTCCCGCTACATTGAAGTCGGCTACGTGGACGACACGCAGTTCGTGCGCTTCGATAGCGACGCCCCGAATCCGAGGATGGAGCCGCGGGCGCCGTGGGTGGAGCAGGAGGGGCCGGAGTATTGGGAGGAGCAGACGCGGAACTCCAAGGGCAGCGCACAGAATGACCGAGGGAACCTGCGGACCCTGCGCGGCTACTACAACCAGAGCGAGGCCGGTGAGCGGCGCGGGCCCGGGGCAAAGGTCATGATTCCGGGATTCCTCACGGAACAGCCGGGGTCGACCCGAGTCTCCGGATCCGAGATTCACTCCCACAGTGCGGGACCTTCCAGATCCCCGACCTGGGTAGAGTGGGAGGGAACTTTATTCGGTTTCCTTTTCAGTTTAGACCCAAAGGGCTCCGACCAATCACCGCCCGGGGTCGGGACGGGAGCGGCGTTAAGGAGGCGGGGCTGACCGTGAGGGCGGGGCCAGGGTCTCACACTCTCCAGTGGCTGCGTGGCTGCGACGTGGGGCCGGACGGGCGCCTCCTCCGCGGGTATCAACAGGTCGCCTACGACGGCGCCGATTACATCGCCCTGAATGAGGACCTGCGCTCCTGGACGGCGGCGGACATGGCGGCTCAGATCACCCGGCGCAAGTGGGAGGCGGCCGGGACTGCTAAGCACCAAAGGGCCTACCTGGAGGGCAGGTGCATGGAGTCTCTCCAAGGATACCTGGAGAACGGGAAGGAGACGCTGCAGCGCACAGGTACCAGGGACTGGGGACGCTTTCCGGATCTCCCTCGGGCTGTGGCTGCGCCCCCACCTGGCGTTCcacagggaggaagaaagaggatCGATGCCAGAACACTCTCCTGCCTTGGGTCCAAAAGGAGGCGGCCCCGGTTTCCAGACTCTGTCAGGGACAATGAAGGGATACAGCCTCCCCAGGGATGAAAGGAGACGGCCCCTGAAGTAACTGGTCAGCAGTGCCTTTGACCCTCGCAACCTTGGGACCCGCCTGGGACAATCTCAGGCCGTGTTCCCTGCCCCATATGGATTGCCTTTAGAGGTTTGGCTCCAGCTTTATTGAGTCACTTTGCCTCCACTCTGATCAGATCTAGAAGTCCCCAATTTCCTCCCCATACACCTGGAGCTTTTTACTCTAGAACGTTCCACCCTGATCCTAGAATTTCCAAAGAATCGTAGATTCCTGAGCCCAGGCTGGTGTCTGCAGTTTGcactgtcccccccccccccaccaaaagtATCCAGTCTGTTCTCAGGGTGATCACACAAGCCCTGCTCGAATGGCCATGAGAGGTAATGAAAAGTTCCTGAAGTTTCTGAACATCCTCACAGACCCCCCAAAAACATACATGACCCACCACCCCATCTCTGACCATGAGGTCACGCTGAGGTGCTGGGCCCTGGGCTTCTACCCGGCGGAGATCACGCTGACCTGGCAGCGGGACGGAGAGGACCAGACCCAGGACACGGAGTTTGTGGAGACCAGGCCTGCGGGGGACGGAACCTTCCAGAAGTGGGCAGCTGTGGTGGTGCCCTCTGGAGAGGAGCAGAGATACACGTGCCATGTGCAGCACGAGGGGCTGTCTGAGCCCCTCACCCTGAGATGGGGTAAGGAGGGGATGAGGGTGGGGCCTCTTCTCAGGGAGAGCAGGAGCCCTTCTGAGCTCCTCCAGCAGGGTCAGGGCTGAGGCCTGGAGTCAGGATCCCtgaccttcccttcccttctcagaGTCACCTTCCCAGCCCAGCATCCCCATCGTGGGAATCGTGGCTGGCCTGGTTCTCCTTGGAGCTGTAGTGCCTGTGGTGGCTGGAGTTCTGATCTGGAGGAAGAAGCGCTCAGgtagggaagggggtggggtctCAGGTTTCTTGTCCCATTGGGGGTTTTCTGACCCCAGGTAGCATTTGCTCTGTTGCCTTCCCTGGTCTCATGAATCCCCTCCTCACACATGTGCTTATCCAGTCTGGGGCCTCTTAGCTACACTTAATTTGGATAATGTTCCCCCAATGAGGATTTTGAGGCACCTGTTCCCAGCAGTCAGAGGGGGGTCCCTGCTGAGGACAGACTTCCAGGAGGACAGATAGTCCAGTCCCCACACATCTCCTTTCCTCATGTGTCATGATCCTGCCTTGGGTCTGCTGTCATGGTTCTGGAAACTTCCCTGGGATCCAGGACTAGTTCTCTAGGACCCCATGTCCTGCCTCTCACCAGTTGTTTTTTCCCACAGGTGGAAAAGGAGGGAGCTATGCTCAGGCTGCTTGTAagtggtgggatggagggggaggTGGTGTGGAGGGTGTAAGTCTGATTCCGGAGACTTTGGGAGAATGTA includes the following:
- the LOC119539475 gene encoding HLA class I histocompatibility antigen, A alpha chain-like, with amino-acid sequence MAPRTLLLLLSGALALTQTRAGSHSLRYFSTAVSRPDRGDSRYIEVGYVDDTQFVRFDSDAPNPRMEPRAPWVEQEGPEYWEEQTRNSKGSAQNDRGNLRTLRGYYNQSEAGSHTLQWLRGCDVGPDGRLLRGYQQVAYDGADYIALNEDLRSWTAADMAAQITRRKWEAAGTAKHQRAYLEGRCMESLQGYLENGKETLQRTDPPKTYMTHHPISDHEVTLRCWALGFYPAEITLTWQRDGEDQTQDTEFVETRPAGDGTFQKWAAVVVPSGEEQRYTCHVQHEGLSEPLTLRWESPSQPSIPIVGIVAGLVLLGAVVPVVAGVLIWRKKRSGGKGGSYAQAACSDSTQGSDVSLTASKV